One window of Quercus robur chromosome 5, dhQueRobu3.1, whole genome shotgun sequence genomic DNA carries:
- the LOC126727780 gene encoding protein DOWN-REGULATED IN DIF1 11-like, whose amino-acid sequence MAKFNNIFIMVALILASGVMASPAQKKISPPKHVPGYPLHLLHCARRVEDECGKEIFLGMFEKLPVSRKCCLQLIKKMGKTCHDDLDKAIVHLPDYSSRASKAIPKGNRIWHKCALVARHI is encoded by the coding sequence ATGGCAAAGTTCAACAACATCTTCATTATGGTAGCTTTGATCTTAGCAAGTGGAGTCATGGCCTCACCTGCTCAAAAAAAGATAAGCCCACCAAAGCATGTACCAGGGTACCCCTTGCACTTGTTGCATTGCGCTAGGAGAGTAGAAGATGAGTGTGGGAAAGAAATATTCCTTGGAATGTTTGAGAAATTACCTGTATCTAGGAAATGTTGCCTACAGCTTATTAAGAAAATGGGAAAAACTTGTCACGATGATTTGGATAAGGCAATTGTTCACTTACCAGATTACTCATCAAGGGCATCCAAGGCAATTCCCAAGGGTAATCGAATATGGCATAAGTGTGCTTTGGTTGCTCGGCATATTTGA